In Stigmatella aurantiaca, one DNA window encodes the following:
- a CDS encoding proton-conducting transporter membrane subunit, producing MASAVPARATGRWSLGVGGAAALGIWLAPTRPLFAVAWAAFFVWLCVRASVGSPGRSGRIPLLPMVAGLVTTVLAIWTTPAQPLAALGAAVAGGLLPFHLWVEDLRRRLQWQEFLLLLLCQPGVAWLHRAVGEDPTALSGSRGTVVLILFVASALVQSGLGLVRQEPTRALSAITFSQSWLLMAGAFAGHIGWESARVLLISTVAGSFVLMTITGLLKDTYGIERLAPDNGLAEVAPDLHRLFIAMGWLFVGLPGGLAFFAEDLLFHALLEHSLTATIGFLAATALNGIVFYRVYASLFCGPTRPELRDLPSSAASRRWRVALLTAVTGLVILGGFVPALFV from the coding sequence ATGGCCTCAGCCGTTCCCGCCCGTGCCACGGGCCGATGGTCCTTGGGGGTGGGCGGTGCCGCCGCGCTGGGCATCTGGCTGGCCCCGACGCGTCCGCTGTTCGCCGTGGCGTGGGCGGCCTTCTTCGTGTGGCTGTGCGTGCGGGCCAGCGTGGGAAGCCCGGGGCGCTCCGGCCGCATCCCCCTCCTGCCGATGGTGGCGGGGCTGGTGACCACGGTGCTGGCGATCTGGACCACGCCGGCGCAGCCGCTCGCCGCGCTGGGGGCCGCCGTGGCCGGAGGGCTCCTGCCATTCCACCTGTGGGTGGAGGACCTGCGCCGGCGGCTCCAGTGGCAGGAGTTCCTCCTGCTCCTGCTCTGCCAGCCGGGGGTGGCCTGGCTCCACCGCGCCGTGGGGGAGGACCCCACCGCGCTCAGCGGCTCGCGGGGCACCGTGGTGCTGATCCTCTTCGTGGCGAGCGCCCTCGTACAGTCCGGCCTCGGGCTGGTGCGCCAGGAGCCCACGCGGGCGCTCTCGGCCATCACCTTCTCGCAGTCCTGGCTGCTGATGGCGGGCGCCTTCGCCGGACACATCGGCTGGGAGTCAGCGCGGGTGCTCCTCATCTCCACCGTGGCGGGCAGCTTCGTGCTGATGACCATCACCGGCCTGCTCAAGGACACCTATGGCATCGAGCGGCTGGCGCCGGACAATGGGCTGGCCGAGGTGGCGCCGGACTTGCACCGGCTCTTCATCGCCATGGGGTGGCTCTTCGTCGGGCTCCCGGGAGGCCTGGCCTTCTTCGCGGAGGACCTGCTCTTCCACGCGCTCCTGGAGCACTCCCTCACGGCCACGATCGGGTTCCTGGCCGCCACGGCGCTGAACGGCATCGTGTTCTACCGGGTCTACGCGAGCCTCTTCTGCGGACCCACGCGCCCCGAGCTGAGAGACCTTCCCTCCAGCGCGGCCTCCCGCCGCTGGCGCGTGGCGCTGCTGACGGCGGTGACGGGGCTCGTCATCCTGGGAGGTTTCGTTCCCGCGCTCTTCGTGTAA
- a CDS encoding response regulator, with the protein MKHSPPRTEGMPADATPRLLLAEDDTELRCLLARALRRSGFHVTELRDGRETLSLLVHCATQAPEQLPHLLISDVRMPGCTGLEVLAQLRRVHAGLPVILITSFGDEATHEEARRLGAAQVIDKPFDVDELCAAAWTLVPCS; encoded by the coding sequence ATGAAGCACTCGCCACCGCGTACCGAGGGGATGCCCGCCGATGCCACGCCCCGCCTGCTGCTGGCGGAGGATGACACGGAGCTGCGGTGCTTGCTGGCGCGGGCCCTGCGGCGCTCGGGCTTTCACGTCACCGAGCTCCGGGATGGACGGGAGACGCTGAGCCTGCTGGTGCACTGCGCGACCCAGGCCCCCGAGCAACTGCCCCACCTGCTCATCAGCGATGTGCGGATGCCGGGCTGCACGGGGCTGGAGGTGCTGGCCCAGCTGCGGCGCGTGCACGCGGGGCTCCCCGTCATCCTCATCACCAGCTTCGGGGACGAGGCGACCCACGAGGAGGCCCGGCGGCTCGGCGCGGCCCAGGTCATCGACAAGCCGTTCGACGTGGACGAGCTGTGCGCCGCGGCCTGGACGCTGGTGCCCTGTTCCTAA
- a CDS encoding sigma-54-dependent transcriptional regulator has translation MPGRILIVEDEREMRAMLEKGLTRRGFTPVGLASADEALALSSQEDFDTVLTDLQMPGLNGLELCERIALNRPDIPVVVVTAFGSLETAVGAMRAGAYDFVTKPVDLDALVFVLERAVQHRALREEVRRLRHVLGQEAGTRELLGKSPVMAQAQALIERVAEVDTTVLITGESGTGKEVTARALHTQSRRRDGPFVAINCAAMPEHLLESELFGHAKGAFTGAQTARTGLFLQANGGTLLLDEVGEMPLGLQPKLLRAIQERKVRPLGSNTEVEFDARILAATNRDLELAVQENRFREDLYYRLNVINIELPPLRARGNDVLLLSQRFIEQYATRNAKRVVGLSPAAAQRLLAYGWPGNVRELQNCIERAVALTTFEQLTVEDLPERIRNYSAPRVLPEVSDVSELVTLEEVERRYIHRVVEAVGGSRTLAARILGVDRKTLYRKLERLEAPPDKP, from the coding sequence ATGCCAGGCCGGATCCTGATCGTCGAGGACGAGCGCGAGATGCGCGCCATGCTGGAAAAAGGGCTCACCCGCCGGGGCTTCACGCCCGTGGGGCTCGCGTCCGCGGACGAGGCCCTGGCGCTCTCCTCCCAGGAGGACTTCGACACGGTCCTCACGGATTTGCAGATGCCGGGGCTCAACGGCCTGGAGCTGTGCGAGCGCATCGCGCTCAACCGGCCAGACATTCCCGTGGTGGTGGTGACGGCCTTCGGCAGCCTGGAGACGGCGGTGGGCGCCATGCGCGCCGGGGCTTACGACTTCGTCACCAAGCCGGTGGACCTGGACGCGCTGGTGTTCGTCCTGGAGCGGGCGGTGCAGCACCGCGCGCTGCGCGAGGAGGTGCGGCGGCTGCGGCACGTGCTCGGCCAGGAGGCCGGGACGCGGGAGCTGCTGGGCAAGAGCCCGGTGATGGCCCAGGCCCAGGCGCTCATCGAGCGCGTGGCCGAGGTGGACACTACCGTGCTCATCACCGGCGAGAGCGGCACGGGCAAGGAGGTCACCGCCCGGGCCCTGCACACCCAGAGCCGCCGCCGGGACGGGCCCTTCGTAGCCATCAACTGCGCGGCCATGCCCGAGCACCTGCTGGAGAGCGAGCTGTTCGGCCACGCGAAGGGTGCCTTCACCGGTGCCCAGACGGCGCGCACGGGCCTGTTCCTCCAGGCCAACGGCGGCACGCTCTTGCTGGACGAGGTGGGCGAGATGCCCCTGGGGCTCCAGCCCAAGCTGCTGCGGGCGATCCAGGAGCGCAAGGTGCGCCCCCTGGGCAGCAACACGGAGGTGGAGTTCGACGCGCGCATCCTCGCGGCCACCAACCGGGACCTGGAGCTGGCGGTGCAGGAGAACCGCTTCCGCGAGGACCTGTACTACCGGCTCAACGTCATCAACATCGAGCTGCCCCCGCTGCGCGCCCGCGGCAATGACGTGCTGCTGCTGTCCCAGCGCTTCATCGAGCAGTACGCCACGCGCAACGCCAAGCGCGTGGTGGGGCTCTCCCCCGCCGCCGCCCAGCGGCTGCTGGCCTACGGCTGGCCCGGCAACGTGCGGGAGCTGCAGAACTGCATCGAGCGCGCCGTGGCGCTCACCACCTTCGAGCAGCTCACCGTGGAGGACCTGCCCGAGCGCATCCGCAACTACAGCGCCCCCCGGGTGCTCCCCGAGGTGTCGGACGTGTCCGAGCTGGTGACGCTGGAGGAGGTGGAGCGCCGCTACATTCACCGCGTGGTGGAGGCCGTGGGCGGCAGCCGCACCCTGGCCGCGCGCATCCTCGGCGTGGACCGCAAGACGCTCTACCGCAAGCTGGAGCGCCTCGAGGCGCCTCCCGACAAGCCCTGA
- a CDS encoding sensor histidine kinase has protein sequence MKLARKITLALTLLAIAVMTVLETLEVRRELDRSAIDMRHDHRLLGHTLAGSIARAWQEEGEAEALTLLEQANRFQAQVYLRWVWLDGAQGHVPPALPAPLLGTLRAGQDGSLVDNSAGAGMLRSYTPVFINTHLGAIEISESLGEEHQHVRNTVQNAAIATCAIAGAFLLVAMAMGRRLVGKPVNQLVRLAHRIGEGHLQERVYLSQNDELRTLAVAMNRMAELLLAAREKIAQETTAHLSTLERLRHADRLTTVGKLASGVAHELGTPLNVVLGRSKMISSGEAVGEEVAECAQIISQQAQHMTRIIRQLLDFARRRAPRRAPENIAQLVTHTLALLRPLASKRSVTLVSEVPESLVLEVDNGQLQQVLTNLVMNGIHAMKRPGTLRVRAGPARAAVPSEPGAPETEWIRLDVEDEGEGIQPEDLPHIFDPFFTTKDVGEGTGLGLSVSHGLVQDHGGWIAVRSEPGRGSCFSVYLPPGGP, from the coding sequence GTGAAACTCGCGCGCAAAATCACCCTCGCCCTCACGCTGCTGGCCATCGCCGTCATGACGGTGCTGGAGACGCTGGAAGTCCGCCGGGAGCTGGACCGTTCCGCCATTGACATGCGGCACGACCACCGGCTGCTGGGCCACACCCTGGCGGGCTCCATCGCCCGGGCCTGGCAGGAGGAAGGCGAAGCCGAGGCGCTCACGCTGCTGGAGCAGGCCAACCGCTTCCAGGCCCAGGTGTACCTGCGCTGGGTGTGGCTGGATGGGGCCCAAGGCCACGTGCCCCCGGCCCTCCCCGCCCCGCTGCTGGGCACGCTCCGCGCGGGGCAGGATGGCTCGCTGGTGGACAACAGCGCGGGCGCCGGGATGCTGCGCTCCTACACCCCGGTCTTCATCAACACGCACCTGGGGGCCATTGAAATCTCCGAGTCCCTGGGCGAGGAGCACCAGCACGTGCGCAACACGGTGCAGAACGCGGCCATCGCCACCTGCGCCATCGCCGGGGCGTTCCTGCTGGTGGCCATGGCGATGGGCCGCCGCCTCGTCGGCAAGCCCGTCAATCAGCTCGTGCGGCTGGCGCACCGCATCGGCGAGGGCCACCTGCAGGAGCGCGTCTACCTGAGCCAGAACGACGAGCTGCGCACGCTCGCCGTGGCGATGAACCGCATGGCGGAGCTGCTCCTGGCGGCCCGGGAGAAGATCGCCCAGGAGACCACCGCGCACCTGTCCACGCTGGAGCGGCTGCGGCATGCGGACCGGCTCACCACCGTGGGCAAGCTGGCCTCGGGCGTGGCGCACGAGCTGGGCACCCCGCTCAACGTGGTGCTCGGCCGCTCGAAGATGATCTCCTCCGGCGAGGCGGTGGGCGAGGAGGTGGCCGAGTGCGCGCAGATCATCTCCCAGCAGGCCCAGCACATGACGCGCATCATCCGCCAGCTCCTGGACTTCGCCCGCCGCCGCGCGCCCCGCCGGGCCCCGGAGAACATCGCCCAGCTCGTCACGCACACCCTGGCGCTGCTGCGGCCCCTGGCCAGCAAGCGCAGCGTCACCCTGGTCTCCGAGGTGCCCGAGTCCCTGGTCCTGGAGGTGGACAACGGCCAGCTTCAGCAGGTGCTCACCAACCTGGTGATGAACGGCATCCATGCCATGAAGCGCCCCGGTACCCTGCGCGTGCGCGCCGGGCCTGCCCGCGCGGCCGTCCCCAGCGAGCCGGGCGCCCCGGAGACGGAGTGGATCCGCCTGGACGTGGAGGACGAGGGCGAGGGCATCCAGCCGGAGGATCTGCCCCACATCTTCGATCCGTTCTTCACCACCAAGGACGTGGGCGAGGGCACGGGCCTGGGGCTGTCCGTCTCCCATGGGCTCGTGCAGGACCACGGCGGCTGGATTGCCGTGCGCAGCGAGCCCGGCCGTGGCAGTTGCTTCTCCGTGTATCTTCCCCCCGGAGGCCCCTGA
- a CDS encoding carbohydrate binding domain-containing protein, producing the protein MVFHRKGGGWLALVLAAGCGEEPQAPQIGTNQVTNGSFELKLSGWWSNADVEDGTVEVLPEAADTGALGLALTKGTGGWGIVVGQDTAPHTAGQTYHVHARIRGKAGGERVSISFHGQGFEVEAGKQWRTVERLVYLPGDSKDFSAMIANTTDHSTVYVDDVAFAPTQVAQGEADKHRDNLMHNGSFESGLGMWSFWSGSDGQGSTSFDARHSGYAGLVLSLGGEGGGASVKQALPEPVRAGEVYRVEARVRGALGGETVSLCLQINEEPWDGPCLPFTATSKWTHVSGKVAIEEPLDDQRLGLVLSLFGEGTVQVDDVIVVRVNP; encoded by the coding sequence GTGGTGTTTCATCGCAAGGGGGGGGGATGGCTGGCGCTGGTCCTGGCCGCTGGCTGTGGGGAGGAGCCGCAAGCGCCCCAGATTGGCACCAACCAGGTGACGAACGGCTCCTTCGAGCTCAAGCTCAGCGGCTGGTGGTCCAACGCGGATGTCGAGGATGGCACCGTCGAGGTGCTCCCGGAGGCCGCCGACACGGGGGCCCTGGGCCTGGCGCTCACCAAGGGAACCGGGGGCTGGGGAATCGTCGTTGGCCAGGACACCGCGCCTCATACCGCGGGGCAGACGTATCACGTCCACGCGCGCATCCGGGGCAAGGCGGGCGGCGAGCGCGTCAGCATCAGCTTCCACGGCCAGGGCTTCGAGGTGGAGGCCGGGAAGCAGTGGCGGACCGTGGAGCGGCTCGTGTACCTGCCCGGGGACAGCAAGGACTTCAGCGCCATGATCGCCAACACCACGGACCACTCCACCGTGTACGTGGATGACGTGGCCTTCGCGCCCACGCAGGTGGCGCAGGGCGAGGCGGACAAGCACCGGGACAACCTGATGCACAACGGCTCCTTCGAGAGTGGGCTGGGGATGTGGAGCTTCTGGTCCGGCTCGGATGGCCAGGGCAGCACCTCGTTCGATGCGCGCCACTCGGGCTATGCGGGCCTCGTGCTGAGCCTGGGCGGGGAGGGGGGCGGTGCCTCCGTGAAACAAGCGCTCCCGGAGCCCGTGCGGGCCGGCGAAGTGTATCGCGTGGAGGCGCGCGTGCGGGGGGCCCTGGGGGGCGAGACAGTGTCGCTCTGCCTTCAAATCAATGAGGAGCCGTGGGATGGGCCCTGTCTTCCCTTCACCGCGACGTCCAAGTGGACTCACGTCTCTGGGAAGGTGGCCATCGAGGAGCCCCTCGATGATCAGCGCCTGGGGCTCGTGCTGTCGCTGTTCGGGGAGGGCACCGTCCAGGTGGATGACGTGATAGTGGTTCGCGTCAACCCTTGA
- a CDS encoding acyl-CoA thioesterase yields MSRVLEDLLALLKLEPIEENLFRGPSQDLGFRQLFGGQVLGQSLSAASRTVPPERQVHSLHGYFLRPGDASMPVVYTVDRVRDGGSFTTRRVVAIQKGQPIFTGMASFQGMEPGFSHQVQMPQVPAPEECLTDVEQMRAQADRIPERLRDKFLGPKPIEMRPVPYVDPFSPQPREPRWSVWFRANGPMPEDPQVHRYLLAYASDFNLLGTAMQAHGMSILNPRLQLASLDHALWFHGDLSMSDWLLYAMDSPWTGNARGLAMGRVFTREGRLVASVSQEGLMRLREATPG; encoded by the coding sequence ATGAGCCGTGTTCTGGAGGATTTGCTGGCGCTCCTCAAGCTGGAGCCCATTGAGGAGAACCTGTTTCGCGGGCCCAGCCAGGACCTGGGCTTCCGGCAGCTGTTCGGGGGCCAGGTGCTCGGCCAGTCCCTGTCGGCCGCCAGCCGGACGGTCCCCCCCGAGCGCCAGGTGCACTCGCTCCATGGCTACTTCCTGCGCCCGGGGGATGCCTCCATGCCGGTGGTCTACACGGTGGACCGGGTGCGGGATGGGGGCAGCTTCACCACCCGGCGCGTGGTGGCCATCCAGAAGGGGCAGCCCATCTTCACGGGGATGGCGTCCTTCCAGGGCATGGAGCCCGGCTTCTCCCACCAGGTGCAGATGCCCCAGGTGCCCGCACCGGAGGAGTGCCTCACGGACGTGGAGCAGATGCGCGCCCAGGCGGACCGCATCCCCGAGCGCCTGCGCGACAAGTTCCTCGGCCCCAAGCCCATCGAGATGCGGCCGGTCCCCTATGTGGATCCCTTCTCGCCCCAGCCCCGGGAGCCCCGCTGGTCCGTGTGGTTCCGCGCCAACGGGCCGATGCCGGAGGATCCCCAGGTCCACCGGTACCTGCTGGCCTACGCCTCGGACTTCAACCTGCTGGGCACCGCGATGCAGGCCCACGGCATGAGCATCCTGAACCCCCGGCTCCAGCTGGCCAGCCTGGACCATGCCCTGTGGTTCCATGGGGACCTGAGCATGAGCGACTGGCTGCTGTACGCCATGGACAGCCCCTGGACGGGCAACGCGCGCGGCCTGGCCATGGGCCGCGTCTTCACCCGCGAGGGCCGGTTGGTGGCCTCCGTCTCCCAGGAAGGGCTGATGCGCCTGCGCGAGGCCACCCCGGGCTGA
- a CDS encoding N-acetylmuramoyl-L-alanine amidase: protein MDSLRNPLAAAALALALSACGPQTPEGQEPAQSPASNAVADAARDAAGKGVQEGLDPLFEKAAREFNVPADLLKSISFTETRWQMVRGEEEFEGLAPAFGVMALRGERLERGAALAGVSAEAARTDVLANIRAGAALLSAEADALKVNRADLGDWAPAVVRLSGITHTDAQAEYVHNEVFATLRQGVVAEAEGTVTASIMPTEVQAKFALPALRTQSADYGPAIWRASPNFNARPAGTDISMIVIHTCEGGYSGCWSWLANSSAGASAHYVVNESGSEITQLVTEANRAWHVAASYSCSLNGNVSCGLNGLSTNHFSVGIEHGGYASQTSFPAGQITASAKLTCDISKSQGVVRDSYHIVAHGRLQPSNRTDPGPNWPWASYIDKVKAECGEGGGTTPSPTAITVDSDNANNNAAVAKFTGSASWITSSASAGYYGSNYTYAATQPISDTVTFSFYLSAAGARTIDAYWVAGTNRSTATPFIISNAAGTELGRVAVNQQVNGGKFNALGTWNFSAGWNTVKISRWAPEGFVVVADAIRVR, encoded by the coding sequence ATGGATTCGTTGCGCAACCCGCTCGCGGCGGCCGCCCTGGCCCTGGCCCTGAGCGCCTGTGGGCCCCAGACCCCGGAGGGCCAGGAGCCCGCGCAGTCTCCCGCCAGCAACGCCGTCGCCGACGCGGCGCGTGATGCCGCGGGGAAGGGCGTACAGGAAGGGCTGGATCCGCTGTTCGAGAAGGCTGCCCGCGAGTTCAACGTCCCGGCGGACCTGCTCAAGTCCATCTCCTTCACCGAGACGCGCTGGCAGATGGTGCGCGGCGAGGAGGAGTTCGAGGGGCTGGCCCCGGCCTTCGGCGTGATGGCGCTGCGCGGTGAGCGGCTGGAGCGCGGCGCGGCCCTGGCGGGCGTGTCCGCGGAGGCGGCGCGCACGGACGTGCTGGCCAACATCCGCGCGGGCGCGGCGCTGCTGTCGGCCGAGGCCGACGCGCTGAAGGTGAACCGGGCGGACCTGGGTGACTGGGCCCCGGCCGTGGTGCGCCTGAGCGGAATTACCCACACGGACGCGCAGGCCGAGTACGTACACAACGAGGTGTTCGCCACGCTGCGCCAGGGCGTGGTGGCCGAGGCGGAGGGCACGGTGACCGCCTCCATCATGCCCACCGAGGTGCAGGCGAAGTTCGCGCTGCCCGCGCTGCGCACCCAGTCCGCCGACTACGGCCCCGCCATCTGGCGCGCGTCCCCCAACTTCAACGCGCGCCCCGCGGGCACCGACATCTCGATGATCGTCATCCACACCTGCGAGGGCGGCTACTCGGGCTGCTGGAGCTGGCTGGCGAACTCGTCCGCGGGCGCCTCCGCCCACTACGTGGTGAACGAGAGCGGCAGCGAAATCACCCAGCTCGTGACCGAGGCCAACCGCGCCTGGCACGTGGCGGCCTCCTACAGCTGCAGCCTCAACGGCAACGTGAGCTGCGGCCTGAACGGCCTCTCGACGAACCACTTCTCGGTGGGCATCGAGCACGGCGGCTACGCCAGCCAGACGAGCTTCCCCGCGGGGCAGATCACCGCTTCGGCCAAGCTCACGTGCGACATCTCCAAGAGCCAGGGCGTCGTCCGGGACAGCTACCACATCGTGGCGCACGGCCGGCTCCAGCCCAGCAACCGCACGGACCCGGGTCCCAACTGGCCGTGGGCGAGCTACATCGACAAGGTGAAGGCCGAGTGCGGCGAGGGTGGGGGCACGACGCCGTCGCCCACCGCCATCACCGTGGACTCCGACAACGCCAACAACAACGCGGCGGTGGCCAAGTTCACGGGCTCCGCCAGCTGGATCACCTCGTCGGCCTCGGCGGGTTACTACGGCTCGAACTACACCTACGCCGCCACCCAGCCGATCTCCGACACGGTGACGTTCTCGTTCTACCTGTCGGCCGCGGGCGCGCGGACCATTGATGCGTACTGGGTCGCGGGCACCAACCGCTCCACGGCCACGCCCTTCATCATCTCCAACGCCGCGGGCACCGAGCTGGGCCGGGTGGCCGTGAACCAGCAGGTGAATGGCGGCAAGTTCAACGCCCTGGGCACCTGGAACTTCTCGGCCGGGTGGAACACGGTGAAGATCAGCCGCTGGGCCCCGGAAGGCTTCGTCGTCGTCGCGGACGCCATCCGCGTCCGCTAA
- a CDS encoding PTS fructose-like transporter subunit IIB has translation MNVIIVTACPSGVATVFLAARALERAARKRGWIPSVEMHSQLEPPVPLGPEKVGAADLVIVAAGTEVDLSRFVGKRVYQAPIAQALPDPDGFLSRAENEAKPLAALPPKHPLAAPAAAAPSREKKIVAVTACPTGVAHTFMAAEALTQAARGLGHPIRVETQGSVGAQNKLTPEEIQEAEVVILACDIEVDQSRFAGKRVWRTSTGAALKKSNQTIQEALDKAQPLGGEAHRPTAQPGSGGKASASGKRGPYRHLLTGVSFMLPMVVAGGLLIALSFVFGIDAFKQEGTLAAALMRIGGGAAFKLMVPLLAGYIAYSIADRPGIAPGMIGGYLASDLGAGFLGGIVAGFLAGYTAQAMSRYLKLPRSVEALKPILLIPLGAGLVTGLVMIYVIGTPVAAVMSAMTTFLTHMGSGNAVLLGLLLGAMMCFDLGGPVNKAAYTFGVGLLSAGGPGAYGPMAAIMASGMVPPLGIGLSSLLARSKFSESEREAGRASLALGLCFISEGAIPFMAKDPLRVIPVCMVGGAITGALSMFFSVQLMAPHGGLFVLLIPNAVNHVLLYLVAILVGSLVVCAGYALLKPGKTEMPGAESGSGAA, from the coding sequence ATGAACGTCATCATCGTCACGGCCTGCCCCAGCGGCGTGGCCACGGTCTTCCTGGCCGCCCGGGCGCTGGAGCGTGCCGCCCGGAAGCGCGGGTGGATCCCCTCGGTGGAGATGCACAGCCAGTTGGAGCCGCCCGTGCCGCTCGGCCCGGAGAAGGTGGGCGCCGCGGACCTGGTCATCGTGGCAGCGGGCACGGAAGTGGATCTCTCGCGGTTCGTGGGCAAGCGCGTCTACCAGGCGCCCATCGCCCAGGCGCTCCCGGATCCCGACGGCTTCCTGAGCCGTGCCGAGAACGAGGCGAAGCCCCTGGCCGCGCTCCCCCCGAAGCACCCCCTGGCGGCTCCCGCAGCCGCAGCCCCTTCGCGGGAGAAGAAGATCGTGGCCGTGACGGCCTGTCCAACCGGCGTGGCCCACACCTTCATGGCAGCCGAGGCCCTCACCCAGGCCGCCCGGGGGCTGGGCCACCCCATCCGGGTGGAGACGCAAGGCTCCGTGGGCGCGCAGAACAAGCTGACCCCGGAAGAGATTCAAGAGGCAGAGGTCGTCATCCTCGCCTGTGACATCGAGGTCGATCAGTCCCGGTTCGCCGGGAAGCGCGTCTGGCGGACCTCCACCGGCGCCGCGCTGAAGAAATCGAACCAGACGATCCAGGAGGCCTTGGACAAGGCCCAGCCCTTGGGGGGCGAGGCCCACCGCCCCACGGCGCAGCCCGGCAGCGGGGGCAAGGCCAGCGCCAGCGGCAAGCGCGGCCCCTACCGGCACCTGCTCACCGGCGTGTCGTTCATGCTGCCCATGGTTGTCGCGGGCGGCCTGCTCATCGCCCTGTCCTTCGTGTTCGGCATCGATGCCTTCAAGCAGGAGGGCACGCTCGCCGCGGCGCTCATGCGCATCGGCGGCGGGGCGGCCTTCAAGCTGATGGTGCCCTTGCTCGCGGGCTACATCGCGTACTCGATCGCCGACCGGCCCGGCATCGCGCCCGGGATGATCGGCGGCTATCTGGCCAGCGATCTGGGCGCGGGCTTCCTGGGCGGAATCGTCGCGGGCTTTCTCGCCGGTTACACGGCCCAGGCCATGAGCCGCTACCTCAAGCTCCCCCGCAGCGTGGAGGCGCTCAAGCCCATCCTGCTCATTCCCCTGGGGGCGGGGCTCGTCACGGGCTTGGTGATGATCTACGTCATCGGCACGCCCGTGGCCGCCGTCATGTCGGCGATGACCACGTTCCTGACCCACATGGGCTCCGGCAACGCCGTGCTGCTGGGGCTGCTGCTGGGCGCGATGATGTGCTTCGACCTGGGCGGGCCGGTCAACAAGGCGGCCTACACCTTCGGGGTGGGCCTGCTCTCGGCGGGAGGCCCCGGCGCCTACGGCCCCATGGCGGCGATCATGGCCTCGGGCATGGTGCCCCCGCTCGGCATCGGGCTGTCGAGCCTCCTGGCCCGCTCCAAGTTCTCCGAGTCCGAGCGCGAGGCGGGACGGGCCTCGCTGGCGCTGGGCCTGTGCTTCATCTCCGAGGGGGCGATTCCCTTCATGGCGAAGGATCCCCTGCGCGTCATCCCGGTCTGCATGGTGGGCGGGGCCATCACCGGGGCGCTGTCCATGTTCTTCAGCGTGCAGCTCATGGCCCCCCACGGAGGCCTGTTCGTGCTGCTCATCCCCAACGCGGTCAACCACGTGCTGCTCTACCTGGTGGCGATCCTCGTGGGCTCCCTGGTGGTCTGCGCCGGCTACGCGCTGCTCAAGCCTGGCAAGACCGAGATGCCCGGGGCGGAAAGCGGGAGCGGGGCCGCGTGA
- the pfkB gene encoding 1-phosphofructokinase: MARVLTLTLNPALDLAIRLGTLQPGEVNRAESTRLDAGGKGINVARVLTGLGHDVTVSGLLGADNEAPFVRAFAELGLRDAFIRVPGETRINAKLSEAGGRVTDLNGPGLRIPEHALEALKARLGTLAPGQEAVVIAGSLPPNISPAQLAGLITAIREHGLPVWLDTSGPALTSGLAARPTGIKPNETELEGWAGRPLETAEARLQAALRLNAEGIEDVLVSAGAGSVLWAQRGTALEAVPPRVTVLSTVGAGDTLLAGALHGLLSGWPRERTLRFATALAAECVRHVGVGDPKAVDFEALQHQTVVRNPSTGETLG; this comes from the coding sequence ATGGCGCGCGTCCTGACCCTGACCCTGAATCCCGCCCTGGACCTCGCGATCCGCCTGGGCACGCTCCAGCCCGGAGAGGTCAACCGCGCCGAGAGCACCCGGCTCGACGCGGGGGGCAAGGGCATCAACGTGGCGCGGGTCCTCACGGGCCTGGGGCATGACGTCACCGTCTCGGGCCTGCTCGGCGCGGACAACGAGGCGCCCTTCGTCAGGGCCTTCGCCGAGCTCGGCCTGCGGGACGCCTTCATCCGGGTGCCGGGAGAGACCCGCATCAACGCGAAGCTCTCCGAGGCCGGGGGACGCGTCACGGACCTGAATGGGCCCGGCCTGCGCATCCCCGAGCACGCACTGGAAGCGCTGAAGGCGCGGCTGGGCACGCTCGCGCCCGGACAGGAGGCGGTGGTGATCGCCGGCAGCCTGCCGCCCAACATTTCTCCGGCCCAGCTCGCGGGCCTCATCACGGCGATCCGGGAGCACGGCCTTCCCGTCTGGCTCGACACCAGTGGCCCCGCGCTGACCTCGGGCCTCGCCGCGCGCCCTACCGGCATCAAACCCAATGAGACCGAGCTGGAGGGCTGGGCCGGGCGCCCCTTGGAGACCGCCGAAGCCCGGCTCCAGGCGGCCCTGCGGCTCAATGCCGAGGGCATCGAGGACGTGCTGGTCTCCGCGGGGGCCGGGAGCGTGCTCTGGGCCCAGCGGGGCACGGCCCTGGAGGCCGTCCCTCCCCGGGTCACCGTGCTCAGCACCGTCGGCGCGGGCGATACGCTGCTCGCGGGAGCCTTGCACGGCCTCCTGTCCGGCTGGCCCCGGGAGCGCACCTTGCGCTTCGCGACGGCCCTGGCCGCCGAATGTGTGCGCCACGTGGGCGTGGGCGACCCCAAGGCCGTGGATTTCGAAGCCCTTCAGCACCAAACCGTTGTCCGCAATCCAAGCACCGGGGAGACACTCGGATGA